CCTCGGCACCGCCAGCCTGGCGGCCTGCGCCCCCACGGTGAACATCAAGTTCAGCGAGCCGTTGCAGATCTACGCCAAGCTGGACGCCGACATCCGCATCAAGCTGGACCAGGAACTGCAGAACCTGCTCCGCGAAAACCCCAACCTGTTCTGATACGAAAGGGGGCTGACATGACTTATCGCAAACTCTTCGTGGCCGTGGCCGCCGTCGCCGCTCTGGGCGTCGCCGCCGGGGCCGCCGTGGCCCAGACCGCCTCGCAAAAGGCCCTGGTCGACCAGGCCAAGGCCGCTGGTTCGGTCGGCGAGCAGGCCGACGGCTACCTCGGCGTGCGCACCTCCGTGAACGCCGACACCCAGGCCGCCGTCAGCGCCACCAACGCCGGTCGCCGCCAGGCCTACGCCCGCAGCGCCGCCGACGCCGGCACCACGGCGGATGTGGCCGGCGCCCGCATGTTCGAGACCCAGCTCTTCCCGCGCATCAGCTCGGGCCAGTGGTACAAGAACGCCCAGGGGCAGTGGGTCCAGCGCTGACCTGAATCGGGTGAGCTGACCCATGGCGCAGGCTCGCGGCGGCCGTCTCGGACGTTTCCTGCGCGCCCTGATCCTGGC
The nucleotide sequence above comes from Brevundimonas naejangsanensis. Encoded proteins:
- a CDS encoding YnbE family lipoprotein; the protein is MISKRQIVALLGLGTASLAACAPTVNIKFSEPLQIYAKLDADIRIKLDQELQNLLRENPNLF
- a CDS encoding YdbL family protein translates to MTYRKLFVAVAAVAALGVAAGAAVAQTASQKALVDQAKAAGSVGEQADGYLGVRTSVNADTQAAVSATNAGRRQAYARSAADAGTTADVAGARMFETQLFPRISSGQWYKNAQGQWVQR